The following proteins are co-located in the Arctopsyche grandis isolate Sample6627 chromosome 3, ASM5162203v2, whole genome shotgun sequence genome:
- the LOC143908983 gene encoding juvenile hormone esterase-like, whose translation MPELRLKVEQGELEGCVEVTEDGFEFNCYHHIPFAKPPLGDLRFRDPQPPEDWVGVRDAKVEGPANAQMDTMLTQDFTGSEDSLHLSVYVPSSANENSKLVVMVFIHGGAFRMGSNSKMIYGADRLVKKDVILVTTNYRLGALGFLCMNNEDVPGNAGLKDQVFALRWVQRNIAKFGGDSENVTIFGESAGAASVQYLMMSPMAKGLFARAILQSGSCLSGWARQKNPTRNVLEFSRDLGFKPNNLKDAIQYLRNVSVKDLIAATHIPFDVSLNFSFLPIVEKRINGVEGFLNSDPIELMKSGDFNTVPCINGLNSQEGVVFMMKNIIKTTDFSKVKDLSEVRVDLKTMVKEMVTTRDENKLTELVRNIKQFYLPRGKPFMEGCINLLSDIHFIKDIDYSINLMKDHSVVYMYNFSYNGIANAFRSLTNYPYTEAAHADELTYIFQPNLTIPGMPALEMSAEDKIVSDRLTTMWTNFAKFENPTPALSNVITELWRPVSMDEFNCLNISNDLKMCKEPYAERTKFWHDLLRANDNPSSKDSFNSKLSFWNKVHKP comes from the exons ATGCCTGAACTTCGACTGAAAGTCGAACAGGGTGAGTTGGAGGGATGCGTCGAAGTCACCGAAGATGGATTTGAATTCAACTGCTATCACCACATACCGTTTGCTAAGCCACCACTGGGAGATTTAAGATTTAGG gATCCTCAACCTCCGGAGGATTGGGTCGGCGTACGAGATGCCAAAGTCGAAGGACCAGCAAACGCACAAATGGATACGATGCTCACGCAAGACTTTACCGGATCAGAGGACAGTTTGCATCTCAGCGTCTATGTACCATCTTCAGCTAATGAAAATTCGAAGCTTGTAGTCATGGTATTCATACACGGCGGTGCATTTAGGATGGGATCTAACAGCAAAATGATATACGGAGCCGATCGCCTAGTCAAAAAGGATGTGATTTTGGTAACCACCAACTATAGACTGGGTGCTTTGGGATTTCTATGCATGAACAATGAAGATGTTCCAGGCAATGCCGGGCTAAAAGATCAAGTTTTCGCTTTGAGATGGGTTCAAAGGAACATTGCCAAGTTTGGAGGAGATTCTGAAAACGTGACCATATTTGGCGAAAGTGCTGGAGCAGCTTCAGTTCAATATTTGATGATGTCACCGATGGCTAAAGGATTGTTCGCTAGAGCCATATTGCAATCTGGAAGTTGCTTAAGCGGTTGGGCGAGACAGAAAAATCCCACAAGGAATGTACTTGAATTTTCAAGGGATTTGGGATTCAAGCCGAACAATTTAAAAGATGCTATACAATACCTGAGAAATGTTTCAGTCAAGGATTTGATCGCAGCTACCCACATTCCTTTTGACGTTTCATTGAATTTCAGCTTCTTGCCAATTGTTGAGAAGCGAATAAACGGCGTTGAAGGCTTTTTAAATAGCGATCCTATAGAATTGATGAAATCCGGCGACTTCAACACTGTTCCATGCATTAATGGATTGAATTCGCAAGAAGGAGTAGTATTCatgatgaaaaatataataaaaaccactGATTTCAGCAAGGTGAAGGATTTGAGTGAGGTCAGAGTCGATTTGAAGACTATGGTCAAAGAGATGGTCACGACGCGAGATGAGAATAAGCTCACTGAATTGGTGCGTAACATTAAACAGTTCTATTTACCCAGAGGGAAACCTTTCATGGAAGGCTGTATCAACTTATTGTCAGACATACATTTCATAAAAGACATAGATTATTCCATCAACTTGATGAAAGATCATTCTGTAGTATACATGtacaatttttcatataatgGAATAGCCAATGCCTTCCGAAGTCTCACAAACTATCCATACACCGAAGCAGCACATGCAGATGAATTGACATATATTTTCCAACCCAATTTGACTATTCCAGGGATGCCAGCGCTTGAAATGAGTGCTGAAGACAAGATTGTCTCAGATCGATTAACAACGATGTGGACAAACTTTGCCAAATTTGA aaatccCACTCCCGCATTGTCCAATGTTATAACTGAACTCTGGAGGCCAGTATCAATGGACGAATTCAACTGTTTGAATATTTCGAACGACCTGAAGATGTGTAAGGAGCCGTACGCCGAACGTACCAAATTTTGGCATGATTTGCTGCGAGCGAACGATAATCCCTCATCAAAAGACAGTTTCAATTCGAAATTAAGCTTTTGGAATAAAGTACACAAAccttaa
- the LOC143910057 gene encoding uncharacterized protein LOC143910057 isoform X2: MERLSHDLNLALEESNCGKQGRKKFGLRRRTRSTGNLPASCVIGIGEDGSSSSPHQPAIVSNVLSDSDDPQLNQLQQGNSKNRSSHFCPGGNFESDSFNENFSPAKPPNARRKRKFKKMAIDYPDTCNGKSSPPLIMASSPHINVVQNCSVLNLQGSTPFTLITKKKRIFKHGCQDGHRSNMFCGKRKWSHRERSELGEMRERSFSGGCASKSYFCGKSTSKSFLDFKNSKKYLPIDKVPKFKDKFLAPVKNAGVKNELESALQSITLSSFAPNHLPGSSSFNFVYRPPATTCESIPIFGKPSDKPLSVFTVPSFALPESDAKNQIVKSTKKHDKSHGRKHKSHHKSSEGKLRNPLQFDDPNIDMDCSITNEAVSSSSISSSDSEGVVTNDSDREGDDELTDWPGNEEISSFNKNLNIKVQKPIVNGPLKMTLQQIVKPFSKKEKFLPKLGLSSCKNKTDTMVQRTVHVEVHAEMDLMDDDTMMSNSGSVLDTFSNCITSLNDSTPLAYTSFADVKNAGLLNNNANEAFFHSFQALQDTGKLHMNKDNEQYIPRTNFTLQKTSSSDLNLSEKSPQSDHCYSEHSACFGTPAVRKLRAGCRRLRDERPGFAITSAANEQLSRFLQDSCQDELKLPCFNNDQEEREKLASLAKLYSLDMSVELGRPVLRKTSNTTQSVRVEHSRLHCQRFLSFSKFKRRCYDPDCTSEQLFALPLDVCQPAIEANKQPSLPIDPEINTLRFSRLIALRRQIISFGIHDG, from the exons ATGGAACGTTTATCGCATGATTTGAATCTCGCTTTAGAGGAAAGCAACTGCGGTAAGCAAGGACGTAAAAAGTTCGGACTCAGACGGAGGACAAGATCCACTGGAAATTTgc CCGCTTCTTGCGTCATCGGCATCGGTGAAGACGGAAGCTCGAGTAGTCCACATCAACCTGCCATAGTTTCAAAC gTATTATCCGATTCGGACGATCCACAGTTGAATCAATTGCAGCAAGGAAATTCAAAAAATAGGTCGTCGCACTTTTGCCCTGGTGGTAACTTCGAATCTGATTCGTTCAATGAGAATTTTTCTCCGGCCAAACCCCCGAATGCTCGTCGTAAAAGGAAATTCAAGAAAATGGCAATAGACTATCCGGATACTTGTAATGGAAAATCCTCACCGCCGTTGATTATGGCCTCGTCTCCACAT ataAACGTTGTTCAGAATTGTTCTGTTTTGAATCTGCAAGGCTCTACACCGTTTACGCTTAtaacaaaaaagaaaagaatatttAAACATGGTTGTCAAGATGG acatcgatcgAATATGTTCTGCGGTAAACGTAAATGGTCACACAGAGAGAGGAGTGAACTCGGCGAAATGAGAGAACGCTCTTTCAGCGGAGGTTGCGCTTCAAAATCGTATTTTTGCGGAAAGTCAACGTCGAAATCgtttttagattttaaaaattccaaGAAATATTTACCAATTGATAAAGTTCCCAAATTTAAAGACAAATTTTTGGCGCCTGTTAAGAATGCTGGTGTTAAAAATGAATTGGAATCGGCTCTTCAGAGTATAACGTTGTCGTCGTTCGCTCCGAATCATTTGCCGGGAAGCTCTTCTTTTAATTTCGTCTATCGACCTCCGGCCACGACCTGTGAAAGTATTCCTATTTTCGGTAAACCGTCTGACAAACCACTGTCAGTCTTCACTGTTCCTTCATTTGCTCTGCCTGAAAGCGATGCGAAGAATCAAATCGTCAAGTCAACGAAGAAACACGACAAGTCTCACGGCAGGAAACATAAATCACACCATAAATCGTCCGAAGGCAAACTGCGAAATCCATTACAGTTCGATGATCCAAACATTGATATGGATTGTTCTATCACTAACGAGGCTGTGAGCTCGAGTTCTATAAGCAGTAGCGATTCTGAAGGCGTCGTCACGAATGATAGTGATAGAGAAGGCGACGATGAGTTGACCGATTGGCCAGGAAACGAGGAAATATCTTCATTTAATAAGAATCTAAACATCAAAGTGCAAAAACCAATCGTCAACGGGCCGTTGAAGATGACCTTGCAGCAGATAGTAAAACCGTTTTCGAAAAAGGAAAAGTTCCTGCCAAAGCTAGGACTCAGCAGTTGTAAGAATAAGACTGATACGATGGTACAGAGGACTGTGCACGTCGAAGTGCACGCTGAAATGGATTTGATGGACGACGATACAATGATGTCCAATTCCGGCTCCGTCTTGGACACATTCTCGAATTGCATCACGTCGCTCAACGACTCGACCCCATTGGCTTATACGAGTTTTGCCGATGTGAAGAACGCCGGTCTGTTGAATAACAACGCCAATGAAGCGTTTTTTCATTCGTTCCAAGCGCTCCAAGACACCGGGAAGCTACACATGAACAAAGACAATGAACAGTATATACCGAGGACGAATTTCACTTTACAAAAGACATCTTCGAGTGATTTAAACCTGAGCGAAAAGTCGCCTCAAAGCGATCATTGCTATAGTGAACATTCGGCGTGCTTCGGCACGCCGGCCGTTCGAAAGCTAAGAGCCGGATGTCGGAGGTTGAGAGACGAACGTCCCGGTTTTGCCATCACCAGTGCAGCTAACGAACAATTGTCTAGATTCCTTCAAGATTCGTGTCAAGACGAGCTGAAGCTTCCGTGTTTCAATAACGATCAGGAAGAGAGGGAAAAGTTAGCTTCTTTGGCGAAGTTGTATTCGTTGGATATGAGCGTAGAGTTAGGAAGGCCCGTCTTGAGAAAGACAAG CAACACTACTCAGTCGGTACGTGTTGAACATTCGAGACTTCACTGCCAGCGGTTTTTATCATTTTCTAAGTTCAAAAGGCGTTGCTATGACCCAGACTGCACGTCGGAGCAATTGTTTGCCTTGCCGTTAGACGTGTGCCAACCGGCCATTGAGGCGAACAAACAACCGTCGCTGCCCATCGATCCTGAAAT aaATACTCTCCGATTCAGTCGATTAATAGCGCTAAGGAGGCAAATAATTTCCTTCGGAATACATGATGGTTGA
- the LOC143910057 gene encoding uncharacterized protein LOC143910057 isoform X1, with protein MERLSHDLNLALEESNCGKQGRKKFGLRRRTRSTGNLPASCVIGIGEDGSSSSPHQPAIVSNVLSDSDDPQLNQLQQGNSKNRSSHFCPGGNFESDSFNENFSPAKPPNARRKRKFKKMAIDYPDTCNGKSSPPLIMASSPHINVVQNCSVLNLQGSTPFTLITKKKRIFKHGCQDGHRSNMFCGKRKWSHRERSELGEMRERSFSGGCASKSYFCGKSTSKSFLDFKNSKKYLPIDKVPKFKDKFLAPVKNAGVKNELESALQSITLSSFAPNHLPGSSSFNFVYRPPATTCESIPIFGKPSDKPLSVFTVPSFALPESDAKNQIVKSTKKHDKSHGRKHKSHHKSSEGKLRNPLQFDDPNIDMDCSITNEAVSSSSISSSDSEGVVTNDSDREGDDELTDWPGNEEISSFNKNLNIKVQKPIVNGPLKMTLQQIVKPFSKKEKFLPKLGLSSCKNKTDTMVQRTVHVEVHAEMDLMDDDTMMSNSGSVLDTFSNCITSLNDSTPLAYTSFADVKNAGLLNNNANEAFFHSFQALQDTGKLHMNKDNEQYIPRTNFTLQKTSSSDLNLSEKSPQSDHCYSEHSACFGTPAVRKLRAGCRRLRDERPGFAITSAANEQLSRFLQDSCQDELKLPCFNNDQEEREKLASLAKLYSLDMSVELGRPVLRKTSNTTQSVRVEHSRLHCQRFLSFSKFKRRCYDPDCTSEQLFALPLDVCQPAIEANKQPSLPIDPEMCGSSTNKSVIYSQEPFPALAKAPTLNDLSQSQDYDQGFSEPSLRNSPHLDVSDELKSHNKSDGGFSKILSDSVD; from the exons ATGGAACGTTTATCGCATGATTTGAATCTCGCTTTAGAGGAAAGCAACTGCGGTAAGCAAGGACGTAAAAAGTTCGGACTCAGACGGAGGACAAGATCCACTGGAAATTTgc CCGCTTCTTGCGTCATCGGCATCGGTGAAGACGGAAGCTCGAGTAGTCCACATCAACCTGCCATAGTTTCAAAC gTATTATCCGATTCGGACGATCCACAGTTGAATCAATTGCAGCAAGGAAATTCAAAAAATAGGTCGTCGCACTTTTGCCCTGGTGGTAACTTCGAATCTGATTCGTTCAATGAGAATTTTTCTCCGGCCAAACCCCCGAATGCTCGTCGTAAAAGGAAATTCAAGAAAATGGCAATAGACTATCCGGATACTTGTAATGGAAAATCCTCACCGCCGTTGATTATGGCCTCGTCTCCACAT ataAACGTTGTTCAGAATTGTTCTGTTTTGAATCTGCAAGGCTCTACACCGTTTACGCTTAtaacaaaaaagaaaagaatatttAAACATGGTTGTCAAGATGG acatcgatcgAATATGTTCTGCGGTAAACGTAAATGGTCACACAGAGAGAGGAGTGAACTCGGCGAAATGAGAGAACGCTCTTTCAGCGGAGGTTGCGCTTCAAAATCGTATTTTTGCGGAAAGTCAACGTCGAAATCgtttttagattttaaaaattccaaGAAATATTTACCAATTGATAAAGTTCCCAAATTTAAAGACAAATTTTTGGCGCCTGTTAAGAATGCTGGTGTTAAAAATGAATTGGAATCGGCTCTTCAGAGTATAACGTTGTCGTCGTTCGCTCCGAATCATTTGCCGGGAAGCTCTTCTTTTAATTTCGTCTATCGACCTCCGGCCACGACCTGTGAAAGTATTCCTATTTTCGGTAAACCGTCTGACAAACCACTGTCAGTCTTCACTGTTCCTTCATTTGCTCTGCCTGAAAGCGATGCGAAGAATCAAATCGTCAAGTCAACGAAGAAACACGACAAGTCTCACGGCAGGAAACATAAATCACACCATAAATCGTCCGAAGGCAAACTGCGAAATCCATTACAGTTCGATGATCCAAACATTGATATGGATTGTTCTATCACTAACGAGGCTGTGAGCTCGAGTTCTATAAGCAGTAGCGATTCTGAAGGCGTCGTCACGAATGATAGTGATAGAGAAGGCGACGATGAGTTGACCGATTGGCCAGGAAACGAGGAAATATCTTCATTTAATAAGAATCTAAACATCAAAGTGCAAAAACCAATCGTCAACGGGCCGTTGAAGATGACCTTGCAGCAGATAGTAAAACCGTTTTCGAAAAAGGAAAAGTTCCTGCCAAAGCTAGGACTCAGCAGTTGTAAGAATAAGACTGATACGATGGTACAGAGGACTGTGCACGTCGAAGTGCACGCTGAAATGGATTTGATGGACGACGATACAATGATGTCCAATTCCGGCTCCGTCTTGGACACATTCTCGAATTGCATCACGTCGCTCAACGACTCGACCCCATTGGCTTATACGAGTTTTGCCGATGTGAAGAACGCCGGTCTGTTGAATAACAACGCCAATGAAGCGTTTTTTCATTCGTTCCAAGCGCTCCAAGACACCGGGAAGCTACACATGAACAAAGACAATGAACAGTATATACCGAGGACGAATTTCACTTTACAAAAGACATCTTCGAGTGATTTAAACCTGAGCGAAAAGTCGCCTCAAAGCGATCATTGCTATAGTGAACATTCGGCGTGCTTCGGCACGCCGGCCGTTCGAAAGCTAAGAGCCGGATGTCGGAGGTTGAGAGACGAACGTCCCGGTTTTGCCATCACCAGTGCAGCTAACGAACAATTGTCTAGATTCCTTCAAGATTCGTGTCAAGACGAGCTGAAGCTTCCGTGTTTCAATAACGATCAGGAAGAGAGGGAAAAGTTAGCTTCTTTGGCGAAGTTGTATTCGTTGGATATGAGCGTAGAGTTAGGAAGGCCCGTCTTGAGAAAGACAAG CAACACTACTCAGTCGGTACGTGTTGAACATTCGAGACTTCACTGCCAGCGGTTTTTATCATTTTCTAAGTTCAAAAGGCGTTGCTATGACCCAGACTGCACGTCGGAGCAATTGTTTGCCTTGCCGTTAGACGTGTGCCAACCGGCCATTGAGGCGAACAAACAACCGTCGCTGCCCATCGATCCTGAAATGTGTGGGTCTTCGACAAATAAAAGCGTGATTTACTCCCAAGAGCCCTTTCCGGCTTTGGCCAAAGCGCCGACACTAAACGACTTATCCCAGTCCCAAGACTACGATCAAGGTTTCTCCGAACCCAGTCTGAGAAACAGTCCTCATTTGGACGTGAGCGACGAACTAAAATCGCATAACAAAAGCGACGGCGGCTTCTCAA aaATACTCTCCGATTCAGTCGATTAA